A single Acropora palmata chromosome 5, jaAcrPala1.3, whole genome shotgun sequence DNA region contains:
- the LOC141881204 gene encoding uncharacterized protein LOC141881204 isoform X2, with translation MEEIQEKHGSLKFVTSSFNTNVGAKKDQTKTTNVMFEGKNIHSSPLDGKLLCSYSEKLCKQRRLNGYAFCIRHVLEDKNAPFKQCQFVAKYNGHQCTNPIPFAEERIYCNSHLQVLGIVPKKNRRKKPGETGESELDSSSSTTESKLRTDVLPTPSSTNMSSLPPQIFPLRPKKHKIQPQTRNYNSNPAIEELTESRKKWRKDRDDLFGIYDMYSSDDDSSSEGDEMPWQQMWLSSESELGLDALRRENNCLESDIRTVKISRLSTQLRRQLHQLRRTLRLRQRYHKDIVASGSILVKAIHQNSSACVDSLLESSMRTRKTRARPSKCLMKTCAFSLAEVQCTKKAFPYTKFCKDHIMNDSKQVLYAQCTAKWPGGLQCSVPVFDVIHERPLCDEHARKKEKYQEAQAQAQAAAAAAKSSPGTIKPPTKKPRRKPQAKAPLFQKVAKQARRPTNRKSVVPRSSKNKVAKAANNSLRPVSLDSAFSPENSSGILSPDINLSLSSDYSHGSASSPMSPALDDYQEYGSPLFGTEQREQMLLGDLEHEESLQRDFPISSSSSSSLKGLYPTKSEHSVPASVITHTPGLINSGVILDSIQGNTSTSKSPLNSKSTAKASKVRDTKELQDTSCSPLHSVTSILSPHTHRSDLKDEKNKIKELTLNKDPMFSPPHGLGSEMKSQSNGVSSAHLHSPPMAMDAILSPTQRPWSAIVANTSPASSSFTSPLNSTQTGLSRLVSPPFSPPSMSPHISPNTALGSVFTFDRTSHLQQTSHITSPTLSPASPSFLQNQVKHSGPAYQGHSALDNPEDPFLFPVDREHLFGGPFNQNHDSSLGDLRLR, from the exons ATGGAGGAAATACAAGAGAAACACGGTAGTTTGAAGTTTGTAACGAGCAGTTTTAACACAA ATGTTGGTGCGAAAAAGgatcaaacaaaaacaacgaaCGTCATGTTTGAAGGAAAGAACATTCATTCTTCTCCGTTGGATGGGAAATTACTTTGTAGTTACAGTGAGAAGCTTTGTAAGCAACGGAGGCTCAATGGCTACGCTTTCTGTATTCGTCATGTGTTGGAGGACAAAAATGCGCCGTTTAAACAGTGTCAGTTTGTGGCAAAATACAACGGACATCAGTGTACAAATCCTATACCTTTCGCCGAAGAAAGAAT ATACTGCAACAGTCATTTACAAGTTTTAGGAATCGTTCCCAAGAAAAACCGACGCAAAAAGCCAGGCGAAACGGGTGAAAGCGAATTAGATTCATCGTCGTCGACTACTGAATCGAAATTACGGACAGATGTTTTACCGACTCCTAGTTCGACAAACATGTCATCTCTTCCCCCTCAGATCTTTCCTTTACGGCCTAAAAAGCATAAAATCCAACCGCAGACGAGGAACTACAACAGTAATCCTGCCATAGAGGAGTTAACAGAGAGTAGAAAGAAATGGCGTAAAGACAGAGACGATTTATTCGGGATTTATG ACATGTACAGTTCGGATGATGATAGTTCAAGTGAAGGTGATGAaatgccatggcaacaaatgTGGCTGTCTTCAGAGAGTGAGCTTGGCCTTGATGCCCTCAGGCGAGAGAACAACTG CTTGGAATCTGACATAAGAACTGTAAAGATTTCAAGACTCAGTACACAGTTGAGAAGACAACTTCACCAGCTCAGGCGAACGCTGCGTTTGCGTCAACGGTACCACAAGGATATTGTGGCATCTGGTAGTATTTTGGTAAAAGCTATTCACCAGAACAGCTCAGCTTGTGTGGATTCATTGCTGGAGAGCAGCATGAGAACTAGAAAAACAAG AGCCAGACCATCAAAGTGTCTTATGAAAACCTGTGCCTTTTCACTAGCTGAAGTCCAGTGTACTAAAAAGGCTTTCCCATATACTAAGTTCTGCAAGGATC ACATTATGAATGACTCCAAACAAGTTCTGTATGCACAGTGCACAGCAAAGTGGCCTGGTGGACTTCAGTGTTCAGTGCCTGTGTTTGATGTCATCCATGAAAGACCCCTTTGTGACGAGCATGCCAGGAAAAAG GAAAAGTACCAAGAAGCTCAAGCCCAAGCCCAAGCTGCTGCTGCGGCCGCAAAATCATCTCCAGGAACAATAAAACCACCAACAAAGAAACCACGACGCAAGCCACAGGCTAAAGCTCCACTATTCCAAAAGGTGGCAAAACAAGCAAGGAGGCCAACCAACAGAAAATCCGTTGTCCCCAGGTCAAGCAAGAACAAAGTAGCAAAAGCTGCAAACAATTCTCTGAGACCTGTGTCTTTAGATAGTGCATTCAGTCCTGAAAATTCTTCTGGAATTCTGTCTCCAGATATTAATTTATCATTATCGTCAGATTATTCTCATGGAAGCGCTTCTTCACCAATGTCACCTGCGCTTGATGACTACCAAGAATATGGATCTCCTCTATTTGGGACAGAACAAAGAGAACAGATGCTTCTTGGAGATCTTGAGCATGAGGAAAGTCTCCAAAGAGATTTCCCAATTTCATCCAGTAGCAGTTCTTCATTAAAGGGCCTTTATCCCACAAAAAGCGAGCATTCTGTACCAGCCTCAGTGATAACTCATACTCCTGGACTGATAAACAGTGGCGTGATACTCGATAGTATTCAAGGAAACACATCAACATCCAAGTCTCCCCTTAATTCCAAGAGTACAGCTAAAGCTTCCAAAGTGAGAGATACTAAGGAACTTCAAGACACAAGTTGTTCACCTTTGCATTCTGTAACAAGTATTCTCTCACCACACACTCATCGCAGTGAtttgaaagatgaaaaaaataagatcAAGGAACTCACACTTAACAAAGATCCTATGTTCTCACCTCCACATGGACTTGGAAGCGAAATGAAGTCGCAAAGCAATGGAGTGAGTTCTGCTCATCTTCATTCCCCTCCAATGGCAATGGACGCTATATTGTCACCTACACAAAGGCCTTGGTCTGCAATTGTCGCTAACACATCACCAGCATCATCTTCATTTACGTCACCGCTCAATTCAACACAGACTGGATTGTCCAGATTGGTCTCACCACCTTTCTCGCCACCGTCAATGTCTCCGCACATTTCACCCAACACCGCACTTGGAAGTGTGTTCACATTTGATAGAACATCGCACCTGCAACAGACATCTCATATAACTTCACCAACATTAAGTCCTGCTAGTCCATCATTCCTTCAGAATCAGGTGAAGCATTCTGGTCCAGCTTACCAAGGTCATAGTGCACTTGACAACCCTGAggatccttttctttttccagttGATAGAGAACATCTCTTTGGTGGTCCTTTCAATCAAAATCATGACTCATCACTGGGTGACCTGCGATTGAGATAA